In one window of Chryseobacterium sp. JV274 DNA:
- a CDS encoding Crp/Fnr family transcriptional regulator, with the protein MIISKDLLLAYGANYESFEANQTIFHEGNLPKFYYQIINGIVELNNYHEDGKEFIQNILYDGESFGESFLFDEKVYPTNATAKTTCTVLKLSKTDFFSLLEQNPEVSSKMFKCLAERLYYKYVMLFNVSSPNPLNKLKTVMDYLKGNNDNNKYSFQIPLTRQQLANLTGLRVETVIRTIKKMHNAHLIKVQNRKIFY; encoded by the coding sequence ATGATAATAAGTAAAGATTTATTATTAGCCTACGGTGCAAATTATGAAAGTTTTGAAGCGAATCAAACGATTTTTCATGAAGGAAATTTGCCAAAGTTTTATTATCAGATTATTAATGGTATTGTTGAACTAAACAATTATCACGAAGACGGCAAAGAATTTATTCAAAACATTTTGTATGACGGAGAAAGTTTTGGAGAATCTTTTCTCTTTGATGAAAAGGTATATCCTACCAATGCTACAGCTAAAACTACCTGTACTGTTCTTAAATTATCCAAAACGGATTTCTTCAGTTTACTGGAACAAAATCCGGAAGTTTCCTCCAAAATGTTTAAATGCCTGGCTGAGCGGCTATATTACAAATATGTGATGTTATTTAATGTTTCCTCACCGAATCCCTTAAATAAGCTCAAAACGGTAATGGATTATCTGAAGGGTAATAATGATAATAACAAATATTCATTCCAGATTCCCCTCACCAGACAGCAGTTAGCTAATTTAACGGGACTACGCGTGGAAACAGTTATCAGAACAATAAAAAAAATGCATAATGCACATTTAATAAAAGTTCAGAACAGGAAGATATTTTATTAA